One window of the Notolabrus celidotus isolate fNotCel1 chromosome 23, fNotCel1.pri, whole genome shotgun sequence genome contains the following:
- the rcor2 gene encoding REST corepressor 2, producing the protein MPSVMERSGAGVLSRSRAKTVTNGNSQPHSEEESSDEEHAHDSMIRVGGDYQAQIPEFKPDSPTRHNEKDQRSMLVWCPNSQLSDAMLDEYILMAKEKHGYNMEQALGMLLWHKHDVERSLADLANFTPFPDEWTVEDKVLFEQAFSFHGKSFHRIQQMLPDKLISSLVKYYYSWKKTRTRTSVMDRQARRLVSKREKDDSNEDLEEADPGSDSDFEVDAKKEAVKQNPSNTNPDKATPSRSGPVKKESIGAQYRHHPLRARRRPPKGMYLEQGDITALSASQDAGVLTVRQLDTQLVSLKRQVQSIKQNNSSLKHDLNEGVDSFKPIEPASKMNSRWTTEEQLLAVQAIRRYGKDFAAIAEVIGTKTPAQVSSFFVSYRRRFNLDEVLREWAAEQVATSRDQRDPRRSSEELSAATDGAAEEDEVKMEDSPSDLTGGSSPPSSTQTPSSLSQPPPLLRPAPPSAPPSLLRQPPPLQTRPLQNRAPHNHPPPPLIRPAVTTSSSSNGSSSLKASPPTSSSSSSAAVQVPPTLVGLKVEQPNSH; encoded by the exons ATGCCCTCAGTGATGGAGCGCTCGGGGGCTGGAGTCCTGTCCAGGAGCAGAGCTAAGACGGTCACCAACGGCAACAGCCAACCTCActctgaagaggagagcagTGATGAAGAGCATGCTCATG ACAGTATGATCAGAGTGGGTGGAGACTACCAGGCTCAGATCCCAGAGTTCAAACCAG ACAGTCCAACACGCCACAATGAGAAGGACCAGAGGAGTATGCTGGTCTGGTGTCCCAACAGTCAACTATCTGATGCCATGT TGGACGAGTACATCCTGATGGCCAAAGAGAAACACGGATACAACATGGAGCAG GCTCTTGGAATGTTATTATGGCACAAACACGATGTAGAGCGCTCGCTCGCTGACCTGGCCAACTTCACCCCCTTCCCGGACGAGTGGACAGTCGAGGATAAAGTCCTTTTTGAGCAGGCCTTCAGCTTCCACGGCAAGAGCTTTCACCGAATCCAGCAGATG CTCCCAGACAAGCTGATCTCCAGCTTGGTGAAGTACTACTACAGCTGGAAGAAGACCCGCACCAGAACCTCAGTCATGGACCGACAGGCCAGGAGGCTGGTtagcaagagagagaaagatgacag TAATGAAGACTTGGAGGAAGCTGACCCTGGCAGTGACAGTGACTTTGAGGTTGACGCCAAGAAAGAG GCAGTGAAACAGAATCCCAGTAACACCAACCCTGACAAGGCGACCCCAAGTCGCTCCGGTccagtaaagaaagaaagcatcGGGGCTCAGTACCGCCACCATCCACTCCGAGCCCGCCGCAGGCCACCCAAAGGAATGTACCTGGAGCAAGGAGACATCACAGCTCTGTCTGCTTCTCAGGACGCAGGGGTGCTAACTGTGCGACAGCTGGATACACAGCTGGTATCACTCAAGAGACAG GTTCAGTCTATCAAACAGAACAACAGCAGTTTGAAACATGATCTAAATGAAGGTGTCGATTCATTCAAACCTATTGAG cctGCCTCTAAGATGAACTCACGTTGGACCACAGAGGAGCAGCTCCTAGCTGTGCAGG CTATCCGCCGCTATGGGAAAGACTTTGCAGCCATCGCTGAGGTGATAGGGACCAAGACACCAGCTCAG GTGAGTTCGTTCTTCGTGAGCTACCGGCGCAGGTTCAACCTGGACGAGGTGCTGAGGGAGTGGGCAGCCGAACAAGTGGCAACCAGCCGAGACCAGAGAGACCCCCGGAGGAGCAGTGAAGAGCTGTCTGCCGCTACAGACGGCGctgcagaggaggatgag gtCAAGATGGAAGACTCTCCCTCCGACCTCACTGGAGGCTCCTCTCCCCCGTCCTCAACCCAGaccccctcctccctgtctcAGCCGCCACCTCTGCTGCGCCCCGCACCCCCCTCTGCTCCCCCCAGCCTCCTCCGTCAGCCCCCTCCACTGCAGACACGCCCGCTCCAGAACCGAGCGCCCCACAACCATCCCCCGCCGCCGCTCATCAGGCCTGCTGTgaccacctcttcctcctccaacGGGAGCTCCAGCCTCAAGGCCTCACCtcccacttcctcctcctcttcctccgctGCAGTGCAGGTACCTCCGACGCTGGTTGGGCTGAAAGTGGAGCAGCCCAACTCGCACTGA